CGCGGATCAGCCCGACGTCGGTCACGGGCCCCTGCCGCTGCGACAACCACACCTGCCGCTCGTGCGGCTTCCCGAGCTTGACGGGCCCGTCGAAGACGCCTTCGTTCCCGGCCCCCGTGCTGCGCACGTACACGAACTGACCATCGCCCACTGCCTCGACGTCCGTCCGCAGGGCGACGGCGGCGATCCGCCCGAGGGTCGCGACAGCACCAGGGCTCCCCTCCGCCGTACTGCTCGCGCCGGGCCGCACCGGCGTACCGCCGCCGTCCCGCCCCGCACCGAGCCCGGCGGTGAGCCCTGCGGCCAGCGCGGCGGCGACGACACCTGCGACGAGAGCGGGCCGGGAGAACCGTCGGCCCCAGGACGGTGACGGCCCCCCGCCACCGGCGCGCCCGCGGACGCTCCCGTGGGCACCACCGGCACCGCCACCACCAGCAGAAGCACCGGCACTTCCGGAATGTTCGGCACTTCCGGTACCTGCGGTACTGCCGGTGGTATGACCGGCGGTGTCCCTGTCGATGAGCTGCATCAGAACGTCCTTGTGATGGGAGCGACGCCCGGGAGGCAGCGCCTGCTCCGCGGGACCGGCGGGCAACAGCCCTTCCAGTTCCCGGAGTTCTTCGAGTCGCTCGCGCTCGGGTCCGACCGGAGTGGAGTTCATCGGGCTTCCTCCTGAAGGGGCAGGACCGCGAACGCGGTCTCACTCTCTACCTCTCCGCGACGGGAGCGGGGTTCCGTACGCCGTCGCGGACCGGGCCGTCCCCCGGACGGACCGGTCCGCCCCGGCTCCCGTACGCCAGAGCCCTCGACGTGGGAGGCCGCGACGCCGGAGCCCCCGGGGCCGGAGCCCGCGACGCCGGACTCCCGTACACCGGACTCCCGTACGTCGTCCCGGTCGACGATCTCCCGCAGCCGGGCCCGGGCCCGGGACAGCCGCGACCGGACGGTCCCCACGGGCACCCCGAGCGCCTCCGCGGCCTGCGCGTAGTCGAGCCCACCCCACACGCACAGGGCGATGACCTCCCGCTCGTGCCGCCGCAACCGCCCGAGCACCCGCCGCACTTCGGCGAGCCGACGGGCGTCGTCGATCCGCCCGGCGACCTGCTCGGCGAAGTCGCCGACCATCGCGTCGGCATCGGCGCCGGCGACGGCCCGCCGGGCGAGAAAGGCGAGCCGTCGCCGAAGCCCCCGGTCGGCGTTGCGGGCCTTGTTGGTGGCGATCCCGAACAACCACGGCCGCAACGACCCACCCTCGACGGCCACTTCGCCCCGCCCCCGCCAGGCGGCGAGAAACGTGTCCGACATGACCTCCTCGGCCATGGACCAGTCCCCGGTCAGCCGGAGGGCGTGGTTGTACACGGCCGTCGCGTACGACTCGTAGAGCTCGGCGAACGCCGCCCGCTCCCCGCTCCGCACCCGCCCGCGCAACCGGTCGCCGTCATCGTCGTCCCCGGCCTCTGCGTTCTCTCTGATGGACCTCACACCTCTACCTCTCCGGGCCGGAGGAGGCAGTTCCCGTGGCGTCGATCACAATCCCCGTACTGGGTCCAGAGGGCTACCAGGGCAGCGGCCCCTCCGCGTCGAGGAACCTCCCGGTCGGTCCGTCGGGCCCGACCCGCGCCATCCGGACGATGATCCCGGCGCCCTCCTCGACGCTCTGGACGCCGGTGTTCCCGTTGAGGTCGGTCCTGGTGAAGCCGGGCTCCACCGCGTTGATCCGCATGTCCGGGAACGCCTTCGCGTACTGCACGGTGACCATGTTGACGGCGGTCTTCGAGGCCGGGTAGGCGACCCCCGGATAGGCGTACGCCGGAGTGTCCGCGTCGGAGACGCGGCCCAGCGAGGCCAGTCCGCTGCTGACGTTGACGATCACGGGCGCGGACGAGCGCCGCAGCAGCGGCAGGAACGCGTGGGTGACGCGCACGGTGCCGAAGACGTTCGTCTCGAACACCTCCCGCAGGTGTTCGGCGGTCACCTCCGCGGCGCCGACGACGCTGTTGCCGGCGCCCCGGCTCTCGATGCCCGCGTTGTTGATCAGTACGTCCAGTCCGCCGCCTGCCTCGACCGTCCTGGCCGCGGCCTCGACGGAGACGTCGTCGGTGACATCGATCCGGACCCACCGCGCGCCCAGCCGCTCGGCGGCGCGCCGCCCGCGCTCGGCGTCACGGCTCCCGACGTAGACGATGTGCCCCGCGTCGACGAGCCGCCGGGCGGTCTCGAACCCGAGCCCCTTGTTGGCCCCGGTGATGAGCGTCGTGGTCCTCGTGTTCCTCGCGGCCCTGTTCGTGTCCGTGTCTGCGTTCGCTGTCATGCCTCCAGGCTGTGGCCGGCGGCGGCAGCCGGCCAGGAGTCCTGTCTTCCTGGGACTGCCGGTACCAGGAAGACAGGAGCCGGGCGGTGCACAGTGGGGACATGGCGAGCACGGACTTCGGCCGTACGGTACGACGGTGGCGGGACAGGGTGCCCCCGGAGGCGGCGGGACTGCCCTCGGGCGGCCACCGGCGCGCCCCCGGCCTGCGCCGCGAGGAACTGGCGATGCTGGCGGGCATCTCGGTCGACTATGTGACCCGCCTCGAACAGGGCCGGGCGGAGAACCCGTCGGAGCAGGTGGTGGAGGCCCTGGGCCGGGCGTTGCGCGTCTCCCCGGCCGAGCGCGAGCACCTCTTCCGCACCGCGGGACTCGTACCGCCGGGCCGGGGCACGGTACCGGCGTACATCGCGCCGAGCGTGCACCGCATGCTGGACCGCCTGACGGGGACGCCGGTGGCGGTCTCGGACGCGTCCTGGACGCTCCTGCTCACCAACCCCCTCTACACGGCGCTGATGGGCGAACGGCACGGCCGCGAACGCAACGGCGCCTGGCGCGCGTTCCTCGGCACGGGCGACCGCGTCCGCCACACCCCGGAGTCCCGCCGGGACCTGGAGGCCGCGGTGACCGCCGACCTGCGCACGGCGGCGAGCCGCTACCCCGCGGACCAGCACCTGCGTCGCCTGATCACGGACCTGCGCGCGAACAGCCCCCGCTTCGCCGCCCTGTGGGACGCCGAAGCCGTGGGCCACCACGAGGCCTCCCGCAAGACCGTCGACCACCCCCAGGTAGGCCCCCTCACCCTGGACTGCGACGTCCTCTCCGTCGCCGGCAGCGACCTCCGCATCATGATCTACACAGCGGAACCGGGCACGCGGGACGCGGACCGCCTGGAACTCCTGTCGGTGCTGGGCCCGCAGCCACTGATCGAGGAGGGCCGGCAGGCCCCGGCGTCCGGGGCGCCCGCCGTCCGGCGCAGCGACTCCGGGCGCCCAACGGGCCCAGGGATCAGTGACTCCCCGCCAGAGTGATCCGGCCGGTCAGCAGGACGTCGTGGTTCGCGAAAGAGTGCTTCTTTCAGGCGACGACCTGGCCCCTAGACAAGCCCCATCGTTGCAGGTCGGGAGCACTCTCTGCGTTTCTGATCACCCATCGGACGCCCTGCACGCGAAAGCGCGAGGTTAAGCCGACACTCCCCGTTCGGGACGCGCTCGTCCGCAAGTTCTTGCAATGTGAGCCGATCCGGTGGCCGGCGTACCGGCCTCGAACGGCCAAGGCGTCAGCGAGTGAAGAAGCCTGGCACTCGACCGTCCGGTGTCCCGACGAGGGCTGCCCGGTCGAGCAGGATGTTGTTGTTTTCGCAGCTCGTCTCGGGGAGCAGTAGACAGGCATGGCAGGCGGCCACGTTCAGGCTGTCCGCGCCGCTCGACTCGGACTCCATGCACAGGGGGTCATTGGAGCACCAGCTCGCTCTGTGCAGGGCAGCCCGGAGCGAGGCTTCGAGACGGTCCGGTTCACCCTGGGCGACGACGCCGCCGAGGCTGCCGGCGGAGTCGCTGGTGGCCGTGTAGACGAGTACGCCTGCCATGTCTTCCTCGCCGTAGATCCGCTCGCGAAGGGAAGCTGCCGGGTAACCGCCGTCCAGGCTCCATTCGTTGATCAATATGTGTGCCAGGGCATGTAGAAGGAGAAAACGGGGCGTGGCGGGTGAGGGCGGAACCGGCTTGTCCGAGTCGCCCACGCGTGCTGCCAGCAACCTCTCGTGATTTTCCCGGATCTGGGCGGCGCGAGCGACCTGCCCCGGTTCCTGCTCCCAGACTCGCAGCCGCTCGGGGTCGAGACGAACGAACACCCCTTCACCGCTCACTTCGAAAGCCGGCAGCCAACTCGGCCGGTCCAGAGAGATCGCGGCCTCGCGCAGTGCGGAGTCCGCCGGACTCGGTTCCTCCACGCGCCGGAACGACTGCAGTGCCCGAACCTCGCGCAGCCGCTTGACCAGCATCACCTGAGTCAGGCCACGGGACGAGAGCAGAGCACCGATCGGAGTGGTGGGGGGCTCGCAGACGAACTCCTGCTCCTGGTCCGCGACCTCGGGGTGCGGCGTGGACAGGCTCTGGTACTCGCCCTCGTAGATCTCCTGCCGGTAGTTGCGTGCGTGCTTGGCGATCTTCGTACCATCGGCCGGCTCCGTCGTGGCGGCCTCGGCCGTGCGCCTCCGCTCCACCTCGGCCACCACGTCCTTCCCGGTGTACTCCGGGTGGTGACGCAGCAGTTTCTGCATGCGCACGTACGCCTCGATGGAGGCGGCATCCTCATGTTTGAAGATTTCGTAGTACGGCGCGACGATCCTGGCGATGCCCTGGCTCCACGGGGGGATGGACAGGGCCGAGTACATGACCGGGAACCACACCGAGGAGGAACCGCGCTGGAGGGTGCGCGGTGGCTCCTGGCAGCTCACGGCGGGAGCGTCCTTGAGCCAGGGGCTACGGCCGGCGCACCGGATGCCGAGGTCCTTGAGTGCCTGCCGTCGGAACGACCCCTCCATGGACACCTCCTCCACCCCACAACTGCAACCGATCAACACGGCACGCAGTGATGCGGTCGAGCCGTCGGCCCGGAACGTCAGTTGCCCCCCGCAGGCCCCGGATGTCGTCCGGTTGCCCCTATGGAGCCACTTCCAGTAGGGGAAATCCTCCAGATGGCCGTGCGTGCACGCGATCACGAAACGGGACGGGACCAGGTTCTCCTGACAGGTCGAGCACTCGGCCCGACCGGCGGGCGAGTTGAACTTGCGGAAGGGCTGCAGTTGATGGCAGTTGGGGCATGAGTACATCTCCGGGAAGCGCACTGCCCGTACGCCGTCCCGGGCCTTGTCGGGATCGGGAGCCGGTGGCATCCGGAAGCCGGAGACGCCCAACTGCCAGGCCAGACGGGGCTCCGAGATGACGGGAGCCTCGGAGATGTCCCACGAGTCGATGCCGCGGACGAGGAAGGACTCGTTCTCCACCGCGATCATGGCTCCGACGCCGTACGTCGTGATGAGCTGGGCCCGGCGGATCTCTCCGAGCCTGCGGGCGGTACGGGCCGGGGTCGACGGGAGGCCACGGCGACGGGTGCGAGGCGGGGCGGGGCTCATGGTTCAGCGCTCCTCGAAGAAGGTGGACGAGGCGTCGACGTCGCGCAGACTCCACAGTGTCTTCCACGGCGAGGCGTCGGGCGACTCGTCGTCGTAGTTGGCCAAGAGGGCGGGCACGCGGGAGCCGCGCGGAGCCTCGTACACAAGGTTCGGGCTTGCCAGCGCTTCGTCCTGCCACCATCCGACGAAGTCCTCGAAGGCCGCCGTGGTGGACTCGAGCTCGGCCGGCTCGACCACCGCCACCCGGTCGAGCAGGAGGGTACCGACCGTCTCGCGGAGGTCCACCACGAAGTCCTCCACGCGTGATGCCGCGTCGTTGTCCCGTGCGGCCGGCAACATCAACCGGGCCAGAGCCACCACCACGGCGTGCAGTCCTCGGTCGCGGGCCCGGGCGGAGAAGGGAGTCACGCTGGTGGACTCCACCTCGCGGTACAGGGCCGAGTGGAAGCTCTGGAAGTCCTCGTAGTGCGAACGGTCCCGTGAGCGAGTGGAGTTGAGCATGATCGCGACGAGACCGGGATGTTGCCGGCCGACCCGGCTCGTCGCCTGGATGTACTCCGCGGTGGTCTGCGGTTGACCCATCACTGCCATCAGCCCCAGTCGGTCCACGTCGACTCCCACGGAGATCATGTTGGTGGCGAGCAACACATCCAGTACGTCCGGCATAGGGAGATGTCGTTCCACGGCCTTGAGCCGGCGGGAGATGTCGCTGGAATTCGCCCGGCTGCTCAACTCTGTGAGGGCGTCGGCGCGGCGTACTTTGACTCCGTCACGCAGCGCGAGGTGTCCCAGACGCTCTTGGACGTCGTCAAGGACCTGGAGCTCCGCCGCCGAAAGCAGTCGCAGGCTGTTGAAGTAGCCGATCAGGGTCCAATAGGCGTCCTTCACCTCAGACGGAGCATCATGAGTGTGAGCCCGATGGAGCAGCGACGCGTACACCCGGATCAGCAACGTGGCCTGACTGGTGCTGGAGGTCAAAAGGCCGACGTAGCGGCGGGCCGCCTTCCGCTCCCGTGGCGTCTCCACGGCGAACCAGGAATCCCGGGAGTCGAGGCCCGAGGGCGGAAACTGCTCCACCGAACGGGCGAACAGTCGGGTGCCCTGCTCGTCGGCGCGTCGGATGGTCGCGGTCGAGGCGACGACCTTGGGGCGATCCGCCAAGGCGTCCACGGCCGTCTCGTACAGGCCGGTCAGCGTGCCGAGCGGGCCCGAGATCAGATGGAGCTCGTCCTGGACGATGAGTTCGGGCGGTCGCACTCCGTCCACGTCCCGGTTGAACAGGGCCGCCGACGCGGGTCGCCACGGCATCGAGGCGAACTTGTCGACCGTTGCGATGACCAAGGTCGGTCGATGGGCGTAGATGGCTTCGTCGATGAGGTGTACCGGCAGTCCCCCCCAGTGGAAGTCGCACGTGCCGGAGGGGCAGTTGACGGTCATGCGTACGGCGCTTTCATCGACCGAGTAGTCCGTTGCCCGCAACGATTCGCCGCACCAAGGGCAGTTGCGCAGTTGGACCGGGTTCTCGGTCTCCAACTGGAAATTCTCGTTGCGCCCGAGATCGGCCAGTTTGCTCGTGGCGACGGCCAACGTGTTGGGGGTCGCCGAACGACCCACCCACATGCCGATGGAGATCTCCTCGTGCCCCAGGCTCGCCGGGTCGGCTGCCCGCAGTAGTTCCATCGCGCAGATGAGCGCCGCTGCGCGCTCGAACTGTTGGAGGGTGAGCAGTCGGAGCGTGTACCGCATGAGCACCGTGACGCCGGCCCCGGCATCCCCGCCCCGGAGGCGCCTCAGGAAGGTGGTGAAGGCGATCAGGCCGAGGTACGCCTCCGTCTTGCCACCACCTGTGGGGAACCACAGCAGGTCGGAGACTTTTCGGTCTTCGTGGTCCGGAGCGAC
This Streptomyces sp. NBC_00377 DNA region includes the following protein-coding sequences:
- a CDS encoding CU044_5270 family protein, whose protein sequence is MNSTPVGPERERLEELRELEGLLPAGPAEQALPPGRRSHHKDVLMQLIDRDTAGHTTGSTAGTGSAEHSGSAGASAGGGGAGGAHGSVRGRAGGGGPSPSWGRRFSRPALVAGVVAAALAAGLTAGLGAGRDGGGTPVRPGASSTAEGSPGAVATLGRIAAVALRTDVEAVGDGQFVYVRSTGAGNEGVFDGPVKLGKPHERQVWLSQRQGPVTDVGLIREYGQDWPIEVGVPDGTDPGDSAVPAGFHRPTYAWLASLPTDPDALLKLLYADTPVEKGEDRDQAVFDRIGDLVGEQIMPPTTAAAFYRATARVPGVTEVPDAVDAVGRHGIAIAREDTRHGTRTEWIFDPGTLDYLGVRTVFSRDTGRAAAGTVYETSAVLERAVVDRRGQEPDERRRAQRS
- a CDS encoding RNA polymerase sigma factor; protein product: MRGRVRSGERAAFAELYESYATAVYNHALRLTGDWSMAEEVMSDTFLAAWRGRGEVAVEGGSLRPWLFGIATNKARNADRGLRRRLAFLARRAVAGADADAMVGDFAEQVAGRIDDARRLAEVRRVLGRLRRHEREVIALCVWGGLDYAQAAEALGVPVGTVRSRLSRARARLREIVDRDDVRESGVRESGVAGSGPGGSGVAASHVEGSGVREPGRTGPSGGRPGPRRRTEPRSRRGEVESETAFAVLPLQEEAR
- a CDS encoding SDR family NAD(P)-dependent oxidoreductase, producing the protein MTANADTDTNRAARNTRTTTLITGANKGLGFETARRLVDAGHIVYVGSRDAERGRRAAERLGARWVRIDVTDDVSVEAAARTVEAGGGLDVLINNAGIESRGAGNSVVGAAEVTAEHLREVFETNVFGTVRVTHAFLPLLRRSSAPVIVNVSSGLASLGRVSDADTPAYAYPGVAYPASKTAVNMVTVQYAKAFPDMRINAVEPGFTRTDLNGNTGVQSVEEGAGIIVRMARVGPDGPTGRFLDAEGPLPW
- a CDS encoding helix-turn-helix transcriptional regulator — its product is MASTDFGRTVRRWRDRVPPEAAGLPSGGHRRAPGLRREELAMLAGISVDYVTRLEQGRAENPSEQVVEALGRALRVSPAEREHLFRTAGLVPPGRGTVPAYIAPSVHRMLDRLTGTPVAVSDASWTLLLTNPLYTALMGERHGRERNGAWRAFLGTGDRVRHTPESRRDLEAAVTADLRTAASRYPADQHLRRLITDLRANSPRFAALWDAEAVGHHEASRKTVDHPQVGPLTLDCDVLSVAGSDLRIMIYTAEPGTRDADRLELLSVLGPQPLIEEGRQAPASGAPAVRRSDSGRPTGPGISDSPPE
- a CDS encoding DUF1998 domain-containing protein — encoded protein: MSPAPPRTRRRGLPSTPARTARRLGEIRRAQLITTYGVGAMIAVENESFLVRGIDSWDISEAPVISEPRLAWQLGVSGFRMPPAPDPDKARDGVRAVRFPEMYSCPNCHQLQPFRKFNSPAGRAECSTCQENLVPSRFVIACTHGHLEDFPYWKWLHRGNRTTSGACGGQLTFRADGSTASLRAVLIGCSCGVEEVSMEGSFRRQALKDLGIRCAGRSPWLKDAPAVSCQEPPRTLQRGSSSVWFPVMYSALSIPPWSQGIARIVAPYYEIFKHEDAASIEAYVRMQKLLRHHPEYTGKDVVAEVERRRTAEAATTEPADGTKIAKHARNYRQEIYEGEYQSLSTPHPEVADQEQEFVCEPPTTPIGALLSSRGLTQVMLVKRLREVRALQSFRRVEEPSPADSALREAAISLDRPSWLPAFEVSGEGVFVRLDPERLRVWEQEPGQVARAAQIRENHERLLAARVGDSDKPVPPSPATPRFLLLHALAHILINEWSLDGGYPAASLRERIYGEEDMAGVLVYTATSDSAGSLGGVVAQGEPDRLEASLRAALHRASWCSNDPLCMESESSGADSLNVAACHACLLLPETSCENNNILLDRAALVGTPDGRVPGFFTR
- a CDS encoding helicase-related protein, encoding MSGSTHQAHYEVCDSLLGALRQDLLGPVGGPDEVLTDDAPITMYPIGVLFPRSQPDRSGVSPQSGPAEQGELEYERDGLDVVSLGTRRDIEEGFGDLGVSLANVRMPSSLGLTFAVDPTVSARIRLTVHAAVYTPEDAEGNPVSAKRTEARSTKAQREHWRRSALRIEPVDVDVTQSGLLAPFGLHPGLELRVLVRPRSESDGTVTVTATVVNSLQVGQFDLRDAHCFYQPELIVTAEDGSSPVFVARPTALDAVDSEHALSRLLYRHAPSFATGHGCAAHWDWPPPPVGSVSTDRPAVATLRTEFVPSQEVLLTDSNPEIDDKALAMYRLGTDPAHEVVSALRTLLSGYERWIETQEGQARLLHDTEHGKIAAEQVQLCRQALRRMREGVDLLEDTEQPNILRAFRLANLAMADQRARTAWIKDGRSGEPDNQAGRWRPFQIAFILLCLAGIVAPDHEDRKVSDLLWFPTGGGKTEAYLGLIAFTTFLRRLRGGDAGAGVTVLMRYTLRLLTLQQFERAAALICAMELLRAADPASLGHEEISIGMWVGRSATPNTLAVATSKLADLGRNENFQLETENPVQLRNCPWCGESLRATDYSVDESAVRMTVNCPSGTCDFHWGGLPVHLIDEAIYAHRPTLVIATVDKFASMPWRPASAALFNRDVDGVRPPELIVQDELHLISGPLGTLTGLYETAVDALADRPKVVASTATIRRADEQGTRLFARSVEQFPPSGLDSRDSWFAVETPRERKAARRYVGLLTSSTSQATLLIRVYASLLHRAHTHDAPSEVKDAYWTLIGYFNSLRLLSAAELQVLDDVQERLGHLALRDGVKVRRADALTELSSRANSSDISRRLKAVERHLPMPDVLDVLLATNMISVGVDVDRLGLMAVMGQPQTTAEYIQATSRVGRQHPGLVAIMLNSTRSRDRSHYEDFQSFHSALYREVESTSVTPFSARARDRGLHAVVVALARLMLPAARDNDAASRVEDFVVDLRETVGTLLLDRVAVVEPAELESTTAAFEDFVGWWQDEALASPNLVYEAPRGSRVPALLANYDDESPDASPWKTLWSLRDVDASSTFFEER